ATATACATGGTGTGGGTCTCAGCTGTTGTATAGGTATATGTACAGCGTGCCTATGATCCTATCTCTCCTTATGACTGGCCAAAACTCCACTCCCTTGGTACTTCCATGGAAGCTCAGTTCCAACTTCCAACTCATTGATTCCAAGATTTTAAGAATGGCTTTCCAGAAGGATCATGTAACGACGAAGGTTGATGCCCCAAGCCCATCCACCCCATGTTGGGGTTCTTCAAGGTAGTGGAAGAAGCTTCACCACCACTCAAGTAGTCAAATGGAGAGCCTGTTTGCGCCAAACCACTGCTTGTCATGGGGATTCCTACAGCTATTTCTTGTCCATAATTTGTCGGTGAGATCATTTGCTCAGTGGACCCCACAGTGCTGTATGGGACCCGGGGACGCAAATTGCATTGTGACAGTACACTATAGAGGCTCTGGTCGTTACTGCTACCACTTCCAAGATTCGGGGCTGGGAAAACTGTAGCATCCGACGTTGTCGTTGACCAGCCACCATGAGCTCTGCTTTCGTTACCATACCAGCTTTGATTTAACATTTCCCCAGAACCCAATTGAGGAGGCAGACTTGGGTTTGAAATACGGGAATTACTCCAATCTCTCGCGTTCAGGGTTGGAAAATTTTGTGGCCCTTGAACAGAATACCTATTGTTATCAGAGTAAATTCTATCCTGAATGTTCTGATGCATATATAGCTCACTCTGTGCTTTATGCCTATGATGATCCAATCCAAAAGGTGGCTGCAACGGCTCCCGAAAGTGGCTAGGGAAGGCAGACCCCATGATAACATTAGTTGGATGGAACTCAGAGCTAGGCTGCTTTACTGGTTCCTGATGAAAATTGTCACGCTTTATTAGAGAATGCAGCAGCTCATTTCTGTCTCTATTTGGATAAGGATTGAAGAAAGGCATATGGCTTGTATGCCTGTTTAACAGATCTTTGGTAGTGTCTTCTTCAGGAATATCAGACTCAAGATCAATTAAATGGGTTGGCTGTTCTGGAACTACTTGTGGATGCCTGAGACGGAGTCCACCAGAACCAGCATGCAAAGTAGTTGGATGAGCATGATAAGATTCAGGAAATCCAATTGAAGACCACATGTTCTTCAGTGATGAGCCAGACAATGACATTACCCCAGCAGCATTAGAAGCAGTAGCAGAGTTATGAGTCCCACGGTGTGACATGGTATGAGATGCTACAGATGTCAGTGCAATACGCTGGTTAGGAATGGAACATCGGCCACTTGTTTCAGAAGTAACAGGATTATCTTCTGCATTTAGATCCATAGGAGTAAAATCCTCATTTTCATTTAAAGAACGATTCCCCAATGAGGATTTATTCTCTATTGAATTTGAAGAGGGATCAAAAATCTTGTTGGGATTCTCCATGCAGGATGGATCGTTGACATTTAAAGGAGGATGCTGCAAAGATTGATTCCCTATGGAGGCCGATGGATCAAGCTCCTCTTTGATATTTAGAGGAGGATGCTGCAAGGGTTGATTCTCCACGGAAGCAGATTGATCAAACTGGTCCTTACCATTTAAAGGAGGATTCTGCAATAATTTAGCCTCCATGGAAGCAGATCGGTGGAACTGACCATCGATATTTAGAGAAATATTCCGCAATGATTTGGTTTCCACAGTAGACGAAGGATCAAAATCTTCATTGACATTTACCGGACGATTCTGCAATGGTTCAGTATCCATGGAAGAGGATGGATTAAACTTTTCGTTAACATTTAAAGGAAGATTCTGCAAGGGAGAGTCGTTCTTTAAAGAGCAAGGATCAGGATCCTCTTTGTCATTATCTGACATGGAATCCTTACTTGCCGCCGAATCATCATCTTGGTGGTCATCTGAAGTCTCGTGAAATGCTTCCCCATCCTCATCATGAGTAGGATCCTCATCATAAGGATTGACCAAATTATCGTCCTGATTTGATAAAACATAGGACGCATGTTAAAGAATGTGAAACCCCCAAACCACAAATGTAATAACCAAAAGCAGACAGTTGATCCAAGTAAGCCCCCAATGAAAGATCACAAACCTTTGACTGAACCCCCATTTTCTCTCTGATTTCTTGACATAAAGAATCCATAATTTGTTGCTTCTCCAATTGCTTCTTTCTCCAGTTTTGTAAAGCAGTTGGAAGATCTTTGTTCCCCAGATTCAACCTAAATAGGGAGGATCGTCAGAACTTGTAGGATTATAAACTAACCAACAGGCCAGATAAAACAGCGACATACCAATACTGATGGATTCTCTTCTGCTCTTCTTCCACAAACATCTCATACGGTTTAACATTGGAACTATCAAGGCCACCTAGCAAACGAGTAAGAGCCTTAGATTGAATACTTGAGCCAGATTGCTTCATACTCTTAACAAGTTCATGCTGCTTCTTGCTAATCTGAAAGACGAAAATGGCAGGTCGTAAATTCCTGATAATGAAAACAGCATGTATGTAATATTCTGACCGTGGATGGACATGATGTTCAAATCAGAGTATCAGACAAAAGATGCAGAAAATGTAACACCAACACCCAACTTGGACAACTGCAAGAGAAATAATCAAGTATTGGAGTCCATTTTCTatccaaaagaaaaagaaaacagCTCAGAGGAAAAGGGAACCAAGCATGTACTCAGCGTGGCAACAGGGGCGGCGGAGAGGGGGTGCGAGCGGGGCGACCGCACAGGGCCCCCCTGTCAAAAGGGCCCCCAAATTAAATATCTAATTATTATGTCGCCTAAACCTTACAAAGAATCTCTCTTGGCTCAGTGGATAAGCATTAAATCAGTTGCAGCAAAGGACCGGGTTCGATCCCCGCAGTGCTTTATTTTTTAGCTTTTGAAAATTTAGTTGTCAAGATCCATTAGGCTGGACCCATTTCTACggtttttctctcttctttttctaatttattttactttttacaGTTTTACTCCATCACTtacttttcttccctttttcaATAAATTCCTCGTTCTTTGCTCCCAATAATTCTCAACTTCTAATATTTCTAAAATTCAAGTCTCCATACCAATAAATTCATAGTCTCTTTCTAataatataaatttcaaattttaaagtgttttttctattttattttatttcactcTTTCAAAAAATTTATTCAGTTTCTGTGTGTTTGACTTATTGTACTATTAACATTGATGAATATTtttaaatacaagtacaaaaaaagaaaataatatgtCAATAGAGAAAATGGGTTTTTAAATGCTAGTAACGTACACCACAAAAGAAATACCaatgaaaataaaattgatCCTTTATTAATTTGAGTTAAATAACTTCAAAGAGAGGTTTGTATCATATCCCCTCGAAAAAGAAGAAGTAATGTTTGTTCGTGAAAAAGGCCCCATTTTGTGAAATCGCACAGGGCCCACGATATCTTTGCCACGCCCCTGCGTGGCAATGCACACACACATGCATAACCATGACTAACTcaagaacaaaaaaattattcaacAACACTGGATGGAGAGGATAAACACCAGGCCATCCCCAGCCCTGCTTAGTGAGACAGgatgaaattgcaatatttcTATATTTGGCAAGATTTACTAACCACCAAAACTACTCTTACGGCCTTACTTAACCATACCCCATAGTCCTATACATCGTTAATCACCACTCCACCTCCCTCTCTGCTTCTGCAAAATGCCAGACAAACCCCTGCCTCCTTCCTAGACCACCAGGCCTACCACGATACCACCACCTCCTCCTCCCTCCACTTGCAGCCACACTACCCCCACCATAGTCACCCCTTTCAATCCCCCCAGGAGATCCAAGAAGATCAAAGATGTAGATCAGATTGAAGATAAAGAGGAATGTTGGTGATCATTAAGATTTGGAAGGTCAGTCTCACTACCTTACGGCCTTACGGCGGTTGCGGGTATCTGCCATTCAGAAATGCTTCTGAAAGGATCTACTTTAGCTGAACCTGAGAGTCAGCTAAATGCTAATATCATACTTCATCATTATTTCGGCAGCAAAGGATGTTAATTAAATGACGTTTGGGcatttttcctttttgttttaGGCGTGGGCTATGGTGGGGGTGGAGAATAGAGGGACATGGTTGAGCTGGTGACTTTTGTGGCTGGGGTGGGTTGGCTAGGGTCTATCATGACTGGGTGTTAGGGTGGGCAAGTGGAGTGGCTGGGCGTGGGGCAAATAGGGGTACATGGGTAATACGAAGTTAATAAATCgttctctcttttctttccCTTAAAAAGTGTCATTCTCAACTCTCAAGTACTGCAATTTATCAAATGGAGGAAGTACCAAGTACTAAGTCAAACACGCTCACATCTTGAGGTTTTACCGCTTTACGTCCTCTTCATCAATCAATAGCTCCGATCTGTTAAAGTCGTTATAGGAAGAATTCTAAAGAAAACCATATCTGCAACAAAGCTATTCTCTTGTAAATGTAATaagaaaaaatgtcatttgcccTTCCTCATTTGCCATTCAAGTTAACATACTATAAGCAGGGCCGGTCCTGACTTTTTGGTGGCCTGTGGGCGAAAAAAAAAACTGAGGCCCTTTTAATGGTACGTggacaaaaaaaaatctcataaatGTGATGTACTTTCTGATCGAAAAAATGTATGTAAACAATTGGCATTTCACCTCTTAAGACTTAATACTACtctattctaattaaactagccAAGAAAaattaactctattacaaaataTGAAGGCTTGAATACTTTCGAACTTGtgccattaaacatgaattatattctaatatttcaaacattcaatttAATATAAGACAAAGTTTATACAACAACTTGACCTCTTCAAATCTCAAAATTGGATGAAAGAAATGTTATGAATaattaaaggataacgaaactTAAATTTGAAAACAACAATGATGTGGTAACGGACCATTTAGCAAGTCGGTAATAATTTTTGAAGTACAATAAACTAAAAATcaattattttttctaaactCCAAATTAAAACAAGGAGTGTGATTAGATtaacaaaagaagaagaaaacattATGAATATAAGGATTGTATATGGCCCTACTTTGTGGTGTTCATTTGGATTCAAATTGGGTAATAGAACATAATTGCATAGTTAGCAAATGAGAAataacaaaaatgaaaaaaaaaaaaatccaagcaAAATTAAGGCTGGTAGGGAGTCAAACTCGGGTGAGCATACTAAAATCACACTCATACAGACCACTGGGCTGCGTTTCCTAATATAAACAAATTTGCATGAAATATTATAGATCCAGACTTTGATTAGCTTAAGTGATATTGGGCCTGTTCCCCTGGGGCCAAGGGTGACGGCCCCTTATGCCCTGCCCCAGGGCCGGCCCTGACTTAATCGTAGTCTGAGGCTCACAAGACCCTTTGAAGAAGTTTACTAATCAAGATACAGCCTAAATGCAACAGCATTTAGCAACACAGACAACGTGAACAGATATAGGGCAGTAGTAAATATATAAGACAAATAGACGCCTGTTCAACAGAGCAATCAACTCACAATTTAAACACCTGTTCAATACAGCAATCAACTCACAATTTAAACGTCTGTTCAACAGAGCAATCAACTCACAATTTAAAGACATTTTAGCATACAAAATCTGCAGGACTCTTACCTTCACGTAAGACATATATTTGGCACCATCATTAGGGGTTATGTTGGGCTTCTGCATTTTTTCTGCTTTCTTAGGTTTTGATGAAACCTTAGAGCCATTAGGAGGCACCATCGACTTCTCATGTTTGTCCTTAAGGTCCTGATTGCGTATCCTGACATGGAATTATACTTCTTAGAAACCAAAAGAGGCAAACTGCCAACGAGGTCATTGTAACAATGTGATAGGGACATGGTAAAGACAGTAaggaagagaggagagagagtgtcAAACAAAAGACAACAATCTCCTCTCTTCCTTCTTTACTATCTCCCTGACAAAGTCCAACAAAGCCTGACTAGAACGTACAAATAAGTTCCATCACAAGATTATAAATGCTTCACACATGTCTTTGAGGTCGAAAACAAAAATTTATGTAATGAAGCAAAGGTGGATCAAATGGATCATCAACAACCATTCATtaacattaaaattaaaacaagaaaagaacATGCAAATTAACTCCAATAGAGATAACCCATTGGAACCCTTAATCCAGAAGTAGAATATATCTGATTTGTTTAGATGGTGATACAAGGACTCAGGGAgccttttttcttattttgaatAAAAACGGGAGAATTTTCATTTAAATGTCTTATGGAAAGAAACAACACATCaagatatccttaggaactttTGACATTTACCTAAATCCTTGCAAATTCAGGGAAAATGTGTTAGACAACCACCCTTGACTGAAACATAAATGTAAAAGCCCAAGGCTCTGAAAGAGGCTTTGTATAGAGATATCATATTAGGCTTTGCTGATTGACCATGAAAACAGAACAAATACTGATCTCATGGTATTTATTTCACTTAATCTTCGGGACACCACATCTCCGGCCAACCAGTCATTGATGGTTCTAAAACCGCTAAGCTTAGATTACATGCAATAGTACCTACAATTACCACTAGAAAAATATATTAGAAGATCACCAGGCCATGAACCATTGTTATGGACGTTAGGTATCATTTCACCTTCAAATGGCCCCCCTTTAGCAGCTTCCACTTAATTCTAGTTGCATTTTCCGTAGTTTCCTACTTTACACTTATTCAAATATCACAAAAAGTTTAGctttaaaagaaaaatagtgaCAAAGTACTTGAGTAATATCTCACTTACGGGGTTACCATCTTTTAAATTTGCTTTCTctaaaattaatcaaattaaggGTGGTtcctattcacctgatttccacttagtttttctgaacttatcttatatgaacttatgtgaacttaactaaacttattaaaacttatcaacTTTTATTTTAACTATAAATGTACTTGACCAAcctttatttttcctgaaataagtgaaaataaggtgaatagaacaaAGCCTAAATGGAAAATCTATCAAAACATGAAGGGGTTACTCATGACACTTTGAATGTGAAAAGGTACTTAAGGGTGGTTTAGGCACATTTTAAGTTGAAGCCAGTTGCTATTTGGGCTTCGGCCTCGTAGCCCTGTTCAGTTTTGCGCTTCAATGCTTCATTGTTATGAAATTTCTTAcctttagcaaaaaaaaaaaaaaaagttgaagcCAGTTAGGAGAATAAAGGAGAGATTCACGGGTGGTTTCGTTTGACTTACCCAATAAAAAGAATTGTACAAGAAACAAAATTAAGGCACAAATGATAGCAAAAAGCAAGAAGTATTCTaatacaggaaaaaaaaaatgggaTGTCACTTATGATAAAGCAGATCTATAACTACCTCTTCTGGATCTCAGCATCTCTAATGACAGACAGCTTTTGGTTGTCACTATAGTATAATTTCTCATCTGCCATTGAAGACAAAGATTCAGACATAGCAGCAACATTCTCACCGGGTTTGTGACATTTGTGTCCGTTTGCATCAGACAGAATAATCTTCTCATGCCTTCGTGATCTGctgaataaataaattacaaaaactTCAGAATGCTACTATGTGATGCCGAAATATGACTCCCGGGGAAAACTGATTTCATTTATTTACACATGACGGTTCATCTTATTTCAAGTCCTTGTTACATTTTTCAGCGAATCACACGTCAAATAGATAGCACCAGAACTCACACCTGATCACCTTAAAATAATCACATATTCACCACCATCTCCAATTAGagaagttcaaataagttagcTTGGACATAAAAAAACATCAAATGATAGCACAAGTACCTTTCTTAGTTGTTCACACACTTTAGAACATGTTCCTAGAACTCATAATAGATTAACACAACGACTTCTTCCAAAAATTTCTCAAAACACAAACGTAGCAGATAAACAGATTGCACAACTAAAGCTAAtaagacaacaacaacaaccaatgCCTTATTCCCAAAAGGTTGGGGTCCGTTGCATGACCCAAAAATCTATCCGTGGTCATTCACATAGATCCTCTTCTTCTATTCACTTCTATCAAGAGCTATATGCTCTTACACACCCACGTTCTTCATGTCATTTTTAACTCTCTATCCAAATCATCTTTGGCCTccccttagttttaaaaagcgtgAAGCGCACAAGGGTCCTGGAGTCTAGGCGCAAAGCACAAGGCGAAAGCGCACGCCTTCGTAAGCGAAGCGCACCTTAAGTGCCAAAAACCTTTAATATCATTTCTAGAACATATTTTATACTCAAAACAACCTGATACTCATATTATAAATGAGTAAATTAACAAAGGAACGCATAATCCATTGATCCTAAGGAAGGTGTGTTTGACCCCTCCTGGTAGCCATCTGAATCAACAAACAACTGTCCTATAAAACctgaaaatataaaataaaagctatgggggtgtttggttaggagaggttttAGGCAAAAAGAGATTTTtggggtgaattagaggtttgacctttagaaaaagctaattgggagtgtttggttaggagaggattggaacagagttttggggtgaaaaagctaattttaaaaaagctcaatataggagctttttgcgattagaggtttgagaaagtggatgaaaatgactattttgtcctaCTATTGCCTATTATTACAACCACTATCAACTTTGGTACCCTAcatatttttctcctaaaaacattactcacacttccttttttatttcaccatatttactagattcgttttttgttgtaataaattttatattagtactttgaagcaattgaagtatattgtaatcatgcttaaaatttcattagtaatatttatctatttgaaaaatatatatcattaaaaaatttaaataaagaacaattttttttttaaatattattttatttagtcagtgtttattagaaaaatatagagagaaaaaattaacacaataaaatatttgtctaatattaataagaaacaaagtatgtcaatgtccttaatggtcattttacatattaacacctaacagctaacagctaattaccaaacacttttacacaaataGCTAATGTAACCAGCTAGTCAAATCATCTAATGCAAACAGCTAACGGCTAAAAACTAGTCAAACCATCTATCAGCTAACAGCTAACAactcctaaccaaacagggcCTATATAAATAAAAGAgccttttttttgaggggaaaatTAAAGAGCCCTtagacaaataaataaaattgaaaGACAAAAGACAGAACTGAAAGAAAAAACAGGGCCCGTAACAGGGGACAAAAATacaaagaaataacaaataaataaaaaaagaataaacagagttgtattttttgaaaaaagaaataaaaaaatttccgGCAAGGAGGTGGCTGGAAGGCTAGAGAAATCCGGCAGCAAGAATGCATCAAGAAATTGCGGCTAGGGTTTCCTCCACAACCCCCAAAATACGGGGCTTAATTTTATCTCTCTCCTAAAACTTCTATTCTCACCAGGTAGGCAGGTACACTGGGTCAAAAACAACTAAAAAAGGCTCATGTGATACTCACGTGCTCTTTCTTACATTTCAAAAAGTTGTTTTTCTAAAGCTGTACCAAAACCATAGAAGCGCAAAAAAGCACGCGCCTCCTGTATATTGCTTCACCTGTTCAAGCTAGAGCGTTTCAAGTTGCGACCCAACTCTCCCCTCACTTTAAGCACGCCTAggcgcgctttttaaaactaggCTTCTTTGAATTCTTCATCATCACAACCCTCCACCTTCATCACGGGTGCATCCTCAAGTTGACGTCTCACATGCCAAAACCAACACAACCAACTCTCTATTTTCTTATCCTCATATTCCTCAATATCCACAACTCCAAACTTTCAGAAAACTACATTCCTAATTCTGTTCCTCACTGCACACACTCAATTCTCAATATACGCATATTTGCTACAGTTAACTTCTTAATATGCTACTTTCTAAATGCCAAACATTTTGACCCGCATAATAACGCCGATTTGATGGCTGTACTTTCCTTTTTACCTTAAAGCACTACGGTCAAGCCATAACTCAATCTATTAGTTAAATTCTCATGGATATCTCAATTTCTTTGTAAATTTGATTTACCATAATATTCACTAACAGGTAACTTCTCACCTTCTCACCATCTAATGTCACAGCTACTAAAATGACACTTCATGTACTCATGAAGGTTTATCCAGGCTTAGATTTAACTCTCTAGATTCTAAATTTTATCTCCATCGCTTCAACCTTAGTTTTAAAAGGCGTGACGCGCACCAAGGCGCAAAAGTCCCTGGAGTCTAGGCGCAAGGCGAAGGCGCGCGCCTTTCGTACTCAAGGCGcacaattttttaattttttgtggtATTTATTTTCTAAAAGAAAATCAAAGTAGTAATACTTGTTGCCACAAGTAATTACAATAAAATCAAAAGCCTTTTTGAgggaaaaaaacaaacaaaaagggGACTAAGGAAGGCTTAAGTAACTTTGTAGGCACTCGGCCACTCGCTATGCATTTAGATTCCCAAAATAAGTGCGCAACGCCTTACATAAAAGAgtttaaaatagaaaaaggAGGATTACAGTAAATTTTAGGGTTTTCAAACTAGTAAATTCTAACTGTTAAGGCATTACAGTCACGTGGCTTTggcctttttaaaaaaaagaaatattacTTAACAATAATCGGAGCCTTATAACATAGGGCGCGTAAGGCGCTGTGCCTTGAGCCTGGGAAAAAGGCGCAAAGGCGCCTGACTTTTGGAGGGTGCCTGACTTGTGCCTTGAGCCTAGGCGCGCCTAGGCGCACCCAAGGTGTGCTCTCTAAAACTAAGGCTCCAACTCGACATTAAGCTCAGGTCTAGTCTTATCCACCAATATGATTTTTCTACAAACAATTGACATCGTGGTATCTCATCTTGAATAAACTTTTTtacttcaaagttcaaacccgTTCGCGAAGAGGAAAGGACTTAGAAGTTAGAACAAATCCTTGGCGTAATCTAATTGTTAAAGGTAAATCCTAACAAACAAATCCGGACATTTGTTTTCACACTCAAAATCTAAGAGCCACAAAGAAATAAAACTACAtacaaatatttttaaaaacatagatgagattaaaataaattaaagcagTAAGAGCAAAACCATTGAAGGCCATGAGGCCCATGAACCACATTAGCCAACTCAACCGCTGGTAACAGGAATAATTCACCACATATTCAAAATCCTGTATAAAATGTCTGACACAGATACATAACCTATAGTAGGCTTTCGGCTATTTTATGAATAATTTCCATGATTTGTCACCAAAATGAAATATCAAACGTCCATACCCATGTCTAAGTGTGGAGGATCCAACACGTGTACTTAGAGGTGAAACAAAAGATCCAAGTAACATTAGCTTAATGTTCCGAGAATGTAGCTGCCTTCATGTTATCGATTGGAAAAAGAAAGTACTGGTCATTTTAGGTCTTCCTAATCAACATTGAAATCAATAGATCATTTAACTTCTTAGGATCAGTTATATTTTCAGGGCCATGTGAGAGGTAAGACTTGCTTATATAGTAGACAGCTTATTTCCAAAATAGAAAGCACAACCaacctagacatgatctgttGAATTTCAGCTTCAGGATCCTTTGA
This genomic stretch from Spinacia oleracea cultivar Varoflay chromosome 3, BTI_SOV_V1, whole genome shotgun sequence harbors:
- the LOC110791186 gene encoding uncharacterized protein isoform X2, coding for MAADQRKRRLSSNTAAFGYGFQEQYNKAKKRDLRSPKYDFNCNTHVSLKWDDNGKKVVAKEDQIGISWRHLAPFNPSAPCSNAKLADVVTVPKDVFELNDLADVLSYEVWQSVLTEKERNFLVQFLPPGPGADGVVQALFTGDNFCFGNPFLKWGSSLCSGDLHPDTILQHEKSFKTNKKAYYSEIQQYHDNMIRNLQNLKQRCASSKDPEAEIQQIMSRSRRHEKIILSDANGHKCHKPGENVAAMSESLSSMADEKLYYSDNQKLSVIRDAEIQKRIRNQDLKDKHEKSMVPPNGSKVSSKPKKAEKMQKPNITPNDGAKYMSYVKISKKQHELVKSMKQSGSSIQSKALTRLLGGLDSSNVKPYEMFVEEEQKRIHQYWLNLGNKDLPTALQNWRKKQLEKQQIMDSLCQEIREKMGVQSKDDNLVNPYDEDPTHDEDGEAFHETSDDHQDDDSAASKDSMSDNDKEDPDPCSLKNDSPLQNLPLNVNEKFNPSSSMDTEPLQNRPVNVNEDFDPSSTVETKSLRNISLNIDGQFHRSASMEAKLLQNPPLNGKDQFDQSASVENQPLQHPPLNIKEELDPSASIGNQSLQHPPLNVNDPSCMENPNKIFDPSSNSIENKSSLGNRSLNENEDFTPMDLNAEDNPVTSETSGRCSIPNQRIALTSVASHTMSHRGTHNSATASNAAGVMSLSGSSLKNMWSSIGFPESYHAHPTTLHAGSGGLRLRHPQVVPEQPTHLIDLESDIPEEDTTKDLLNRHTSHMPFFNPYPNRDRNELLHSLIKRDNFHQEPVKQPSSEFHPTNVIMGSAFPSHFREPLQPPFGLDHHRHKAQSELYMHQNIQDRIYSDNNRYSVQGPQNFPTLNARDWSNSRISNPSLPPQLGSGEMLNQSWYGNESRAHGGWSTTTSDATVFPAPNLGSGSSNDQSLYSVLSQCNLRPRVPYSTVGSTEQMISPTNYGQEIAVGIPMTSSGLAQTGSPFDYLSGGEASSTTLKNPNMGWMGLGHQPSSLHDPSGKPFLKSWNQ
- the LOC110791186 gene encoding uncharacterized protein isoform X1, which gives rise to MAADQRKRRLSSNTAAFGYGFQEQYNKAKKRDLRSPKYDFNCNTHVSLKWDDNGKKVVAKEDQIGISWRHLAPFNPSAPCSNAKLADVVTVPKDVFELNDLADVLSYEVWQSVLTEKERNFLVQFLPPGPGADGVVQALFTGDNFCFGNPFLKWGSSLCSGDLHPDTILQHEKSFKTNKKAYYSEIQQYHDNMIRNLQNLKQRCASSKDPEAEIQQIMSSRSRRHEKIILSDANGHKCHKPGENVAAMSESLSSMADEKLYYSDNQKLSVIRDAEIQKRIRNQDLKDKHEKSMVPPNGSKVSSKPKKAEKMQKPNITPNDGAKYMSYVKISKKQHELVKSMKQSGSSIQSKALTRLLGGLDSSNVKPYEMFVEEEQKRIHQYWLNLGNKDLPTALQNWRKKQLEKQQIMDSLCQEIREKMGVQSKDDNLVNPYDEDPTHDEDGEAFHETSDDHQDDDSAASKDSMSDNDKEDPDPCSLKNDSPLQNLPLNVNEKFNPSSSMDTEPLQNRPVNVNEDFDPSSTVETKSLRNISLNIDGQFHRSASMEAKLLQNPPLNGKDQFDQSASVENQPLQHPPLNIKEELDPSASIGNQSLQHPPLNVNDPSCMENPNKIFDPSSNSIENKSSLGNRSLNENEDFTPMDLNAEDNPVTSETSGRCSIPNQRIALTSVASHTMSHRGTHNSATASNAAGVMSLSGSSLKNMWSSIGFPESYHAHPTTLHAGSGGLRLRHPQVVPEQPTHLIDLESDIPEEDTTKDLLNRHTSHMPFFNPYPNRDRNELLHSLIKRDNFHQEPVKQPSSEFHPTNVIMGSAFPSHFREPLQPPFGLDHHRHKAQSELYMHQNIQDRIYSDNNRYSVQGPQNFPTLNARDWSNSRISNPSLPPQLGSGEMLNQSWYGNESRAHGGWSTTTSDATVFPAPNLGSGSSNDQSLYSVLSQCNLRPRVPYSTVGSTEQMISPTNYGQEIAVGIPMTSSGLAQTGSPFDYLSGGEASSTTLKNPNMGWMGLGHQPSSLHDPSGKPFLKSWNQ